From uncultured Bacteroides sp., a single genomic window includes:
- a CDS encoding tetratricopeptide repeat protein produces the protein MKKKYVIFILLCLSAFALPAQTLEEAKELFKSGQFEQAKPVFLKYVKSTPGNPSYNFWYGACCYETGEKNLAEKHLVIGANKKIQEAYRYLGQLYSEQYRFAEAEQNYNSYIAMLAKSKMSTEEYENTLKKVRLGAQMIKGVEQVAIIDSVVVDKNNFLNAYKISEESGNLFTYNDFFQKEEESEGTVYQTELENKIYYGYKGKSNHLKIYTKTKLLDQWSEASPLPKSINSGADANYPFVMSDGITIYYASKGEGSMGGYDIFVTRYNSDTDNYLNPENVGMPFNSPFNDYMYVIDEFNNLGWFASDRYQPKGKVCIYIFIPNESKRIYDYDAAEPQKLVSLAKIGSLEDTWKGRNTDVKAAKERLAAAKSQKPKVTEKKEFELIINDQLTYTRTDDFTSPKAVEMVKDWLQALSDYDMQAKRLEKQRDFFNESNQEKRKSLAPGILDLEKRVEQIGKEIKTLEINIRNEENNFLRK, from the coding sequence ATGAAAAAGAAATATGTAATATTTATTCTTCTTTGCCTGTCGGCTTTTGCTCTGCCGGCACAAACGTTGGAAGAAGCCAAAGAACTATTCAAAAGTGGTCAGTTTGAGCAGGCAAAGCCCGTTTTTTTGAAATATGTAAAAAGCACTCCGGGAAATCCCAGCTACAACTTCTGGTACGGAGCCTGTTGCTACGAAACCGGAGAAAAGAATCTAGCCGAGAAACATCTGGTTATAGGTGCAAATAAAAAAATACAGGAAGCATACCGGTACTTAGGACAGCTTTACAGCGAGCAATATCGTTTTGCAGAAGCAGAACAGAACTACAATTCCTACATTGCAATGCTGGCTAAAAGCAAAATGTCAACAGAGGAATACGAGAACACTTTAAAGAAAGTCCGTTTAGGTGCTCAGATGATCAAGGGAGTTGAGCAGGTTGCTATAATAGACAGCGTAGTTGTTGACAAGAACAATTTCCTGAATGCATATAAAATCAGTGAAGAATCAGGAAACCTGTTCACATATAACGATTTCTTTCAAAAAGAGGAAGAAAGTGAAGGAACGGTTTATCAAACGGAACTGGAAAATAAAATCTATTATGGATATAAAGGAAAAAGCAACCATTTAAAGATCTATACCAAAACCAAATTACTGGATCAATGGAGTGAAGCATCTCCACTTCCCAAATCCATCAATTCTGGAGCCGATGCCAACTATCCGTTTGTTATGTCAGACGGGATCACCATCTATTATGCATCCAAAGGAGAAGGCTCCATGGGAGGATATGATATCTTTGTCACCCGTTACAACAGCGATACTGATAACTACCTCAACCCGGAAAATGTGGGTATGCCTTTTAACTCACCGTTCAACGATTACATGTACGTTATTGACGAGTTTAATAACCTGGGCTGGTTTGCATCCGATCGTTATCAGCCAAAAGGTAAAGTATGCATCTATATCTTTATCCCGAATGAATCTAAGCGGATTTATGACTATGACGCAGCAGAACCGCAAAAGCTGGTCTCTCTAGCTAAAATAGGTTCATTGGAAGACACATGGAAAGGCAGAAACACAGATGTAAAAGCAGCCAAAGAGCGACTTGCAGCCGCCAAAAGCCAAAAGCCCAAAGTAACAGAGAAAAAAGAGTTTGAATTAATTATCAATGATCAACTCACATACACCCGAACGGACGACTTCACCTCTCCCAAAGCAGTTGAGATGGTAAAGGATTGGTTACAAGCCCTTTCAGATTATGACATGCAGGCCAAGAGACTGGAAAAACAACGAGATTTTTTCAACGAGTCTAACCAGGAGAAAAGAAAATCTCTCGCACCCGGCATTCTGGATCTGGAAAAGAGAGTGGAGCAGATCGGCAAAGAGATCAAAACACTGGAAATCAACATTCGCAACGAAGAAAATAATTTCCTTAGAAAATAG
- the mnmE gene encoding tRNA uridine-5-carboxymethylaminomethyl(34) synthesis GTPase MnmE yields MNQDTICAVATAQGGAIGIIRVSGPDAIDITSSVFVPIQERTKLQGKEAYTLTFGRICKGEEVIDEVLVSLFRTPHSYTGENSTEISCHGSSYILQQIMQLLIEKGCRSALPGEFTQRAFLNGKMDLSQAEAVADLIASSSAATHRLAMSQMRGGFSKELTDLRTQLLNFVSMVELELDFSEEEVEFANRDALLKLTENIENVITRLADSFNVGNAIKNGIPVAIIGETNAGKSTLLNVLLNEEKAIVSDIHGTTRDVIEDTITIKGTLFRFIDTAGIRETHDKIESIGIERTFRKLDQAEIVLCMIAATDSHEQIEQLAAKIKPKCKGKQLIMVFNKSDLITEEQKNDLEKLAIKHKSNHIFISAKNRVNTVELEDLLVKTANLPSVTQNDVIVTNIRHYEALVHALDSIHRVKDGLHNNISGDFLSQDIRECMHYLGEITGTISNDEILGNIFSHFCIGK; encoded by the coding sequence ATAAATCAAGATACAATCTGCGCCGTAGCCACCGCACAAGGAGGAGCTATTGGAATAATCAGAGTCTCAGGCCCCGATGCCATTGACATAACCAGCTCCGTTTTTGTCCCCATACAGGAAAGAACCAAACTGCAGGGAAAGGAAGCTTACACCCTCACCTTCGGACGCATCTGTAAGGGAGAAGAAGTGATAGACGAAGTACTGGTCAGCCTCTTCCGCACTCCCCACTCTTACACCGGTGAAAACTCCACAGAAATTTCGTGTCACGGTTCATCCTATATCCTGCAACAGATTATGCAGCTGCTTATTGAAAAAGGCTGCCGTTCCGCCCTTCCGGGCGAGTTCACCCAGCGTGCCTTTCTCAATGGAAAGATGGACCTCAGTCAGGCCGAAGCAGTAGCCGATCTGATAGCCTCCTCTTCAGCCGCCACCCATCGCCTTGCCATGAGTCAGATGCGCGGTGGATTCAGCAAAGAGCTCACCGACCTCCGCACTCAGCTGCTCAACTTTGTTTCCATGGTAGAGCTGGAACTCGATTTCAGTGAAGAAGAAGTGGAATTTGCCAATCGCGACGCACTCCTTAAACTGACTGAAAATATAGAGAATGTCATCACCCGCCTTGCCGATTCGTTCAATGTGGGTAATGCCATAAAAAACGGTATTCCTGTAGCCATTATCGGAGAAACAAATGCAGGGAAGTCCACACTGCTCAACGTTTTGCTGAATGAAGAGAAAGCCATTGTCAGTGATATTCACGGCACCACCCGAGATGTGATAGAAGATACCATTACCATCAAAGGAACCCTGTTCCGCTTTATCGACACCGCCGGTATCCGCGAAACACACGATAAGATTGAAAGTATTGGTATTGAGCGAACCTTCCGCAAACTCGATCAGGCAGAAATAGTACTCTGCATGATTGCCGCAACCGATAGTCACGAACAGATAGAACAATTGGCAGCTAAAATCAAGCCAAAGTGCAAAGGCAAGCAACTCATTATGGTGTTCAACAAAAGCGATCTCATCACCGAAGAACAGAAAAACGATCTGGAGAAACTCGCAATTAAGCACAAATCCAATCATATCTTTATCTCGGCAAAGAACCGTGTAAACACAGTTGAGCTGGAAGATCTGCTTGTAAAAACAGCCAATCTTCCTAGTGTTACTCAGAATGATGTCATTGTAACCAACATTCGTCATTACGAAGCACTGGTACATGCCCTCGATTCTATTCACCGCGTAAAAGATGGATTACACAATAACATATCAGGCGATTTCCTTTCACAGGACATCCGCGAGTGTATGCATTATTTAGGAGAGATTACCGGAACAATATCTAATGATGAAATTTTAGGAAATATTTTTTCGCATTTTTGCATCGGCAAATAA
- the floA gene encoding flotillin-like protein FloA (flotillin-like protein involved in membrane lipid rafts), whose amino-acid sequence MINPTFLTMILIGGGLIFLVVFFHYVPFFLWLSAKVSGVSMSLVQLFLMRIRNVPPYVIVPAMIEAHKAGLSTITRDELEAHYLAGGHVEKVVHALVSASKANIELSFQMATAIDLAGRDVFQAVTMSVNPKVLDTPPVYAVAKNGIQLITKARVTVRANIKRLVGGAGEDTILARVGEGIVASIGAADSHKDVLEHPDSISKVVLHKGLDQGTAFEILSIDIADIDIGKNIGAELQIDQANADKNIAQAKAEERRAMAVASEQEMKAKAQEARAKVIEAEAEVPRAMADAFRSGNLGIMDYYKMKNIEADTSMRENIAKPITSSPKKPLAGE is encoded by the coding sequence ATGATTAATCCTACTTTTCTGACAATGATCCTAATAGGAGGAGGTCTTATTTTCCTTGTTGTCTTCTTCCATTACGTACCATTCTTCCTTTGGCTTTCAGCGAAAGTATCGGGAGTTAGTATGTCGTTAGTACAACTTTTTCTGATGCGTATCCGTAACGTACCGCCTTATGTAATAGTACCCGCAATGATCGAAGCCCACAAAGCCGGTCTCAGCACCATCACCCGAGACGAGCTCGAAGCCCATTATCTGGCAGGCGGACATGTAGAGAAGGTGGTCCACGCACTGGTTTCCGCATCGAAAGCAAATATCGAATTATCCTTTCAGATGGCTACCGCTATCGACCTTGCCGGTCGTGATGTATTCCAGGCTGTTACAATGTCAGTAAACCCCAAAGTATTGGATACCCCTCCCGTTTACGCAGTTGCAAAGAATGGTATTCAGCTGATTACCAAAGCACGTGTTACCGTTCGCGCCAATATCAAAAGATTGGTGGGAGGAGCAGGTGAAGATACTATCCTGGCACGTGTAGGTGAAGGTATTGTTGCTTCCATCGGTGCAGCCGACAGCCACAAAGATGTACTGGAACATCCAGACAGCATCTCCAAAGTAGTATTACACAAAGGACTCGACCAAGGAACAGCATTTGAAATACTTTCCATTGATATCGCGGATATCGATATTGGTAAGAACATTGGTGCCGAACTACAGATAGATCAGGCTAATGCCGATAAAAACATCGCTCAGGCTAAGGCAGAAGAGCGTCGTGCAATGGCTGTGGCTTCCGAACAGGAAATGAAAGCCAAGGCACAAGAGGCACGCGCCAAAGTAATCGAAGCAGAAGCCGAAGTTCCAAGAGCTATGGCCGACGCTTTCAGAAGCGGCAATCTCGGAATTATGGATTACTATAAAATGAAGAACATTGAGGCAGACACTTCAATGCGTGAAAATATTGCAAAACCGATAACCTCATCACCAAAGAAACCTTTGGCTGGCGAGTAA
- a CDS encoding sugar-binding domain-containing protein: MKRIFLNLCVLLCVASASAQNRTLFDDEWRFNLGDDSLASQTVYDDSQWRSLTLPHDWSIEGKFDATSPVGGDGGYLPTGIGWYRKQFTVPASAKGKQVLLYFEGVYMNSQVYVNSQLAGGHPYGYSSFYVDITDHLLNGKKNTVAVRVDNAQQKNSRWYSGSGIYRHVWLEERVMDHINDPWKLFVRTDKVYGISVDGTKADSAVVRISYEGRADELRTYRSVNLWSPEHPVLYDIKVGDLTVEHGFRTIEFSVEKGFLLNGKTVKINGGCIHHDNGILGAAAYDKAEWRKAELMKRAGFNAVRTSHNAPAPEFLRACDHIGLMVIDEAFDGWRDEKNKYDYHTLIDQWWKSDVDALVLRDRNHSSIISWSNGNEVIERKKLEVVMTSKKLADRMRELDPTRPVTQALAAWDSDWEIYDPLAATLDITGYNYMINRAESDHARIPERIMWQTESFPRHAFSNWKTVADHPYIIGDFVWTALDYVGESSIGAWHYKGENQGENWQGDHFPWHGAYCGDIDVTGWRKPISHYREILWSDKPSLYMAVKEPQGYIGEFKETSWSVWPTWESWNWKGHEGKAIDVEIYSRYPKVRLYYNDQLIGEKQTTRSEEFKAIFTLNYAPGTLRSVGVDSNGKEIAESAQTLQTSGEATQLRLTPTATKMKADGQDIVWVEVQLLDKNGIPVPDTSDELQFSVTGPVQILATGTADMKDMEPYVTPQCKAWKGRAICAVRSTKKRGNAKLTVKTKAYSSTIVLKTK, encoded by the coding sequence ATGAAAAGAATCTTTTTAAATCTGTGTGTATTGCTTTGCGTTGCCTCTGCATCAGCACAAAACCGCACTCTCTTTGACGATGAGTGGCGTTTCAACCTTGGTGATGACTCACTGGCATCCCAAACAGTTTATGATGACAGCCAATGGCGTAGCCTTACCTTACCCCATGACTGGAGTATAGAAGGAAAGTTTGACGCAACCAGCCCCGTGGGTGGCGACGGAGGATACCTTCCTACCGGCATTGGATGGTATAGAAAACAGTTTACGGTTCCTGCATCAGCCAAAGGAAAGCAGGTGTTGCTTTACTTCGAAGGCGTCTACATGAACTCTCAGGTGTACGTCAACAGTCAGCTTGCTGGAGGTCATCCTTACGGCTATAGTTCATTCTATGTAGATATCACCGACCATCTCCTCAACGGAAAGAAGAATACGGTAGCTGTGCGCGTCGACAATGCCCAGCAAAAGAACAGTCGTTGGTATTCGGGCAGTGGCATCTATCGCCATGTGTGGCTCGAGGAGCGAGTGATGGACCATATCAATGACCCTTGGAAACTCTTTGTCCGTACGGATAAGGTGTATGGCATCTCTGTCGATGGAACGAAGGCCGACTCTGCTGTAGTAAGAATATCTTACGAGGGAAGAGCTGACGAACTGCGTACCTACCGTAGTGTGAATCTCTGGAGTCCTGAACATCCTGTGCTCTATGATATAAAGGTGGGCGACCTCACCGTAGAGCATGGTTTCAGAACCATAGAATTCTCAGTAGAAAAGGGATTCCTTCTTAACGGCAAGACTGTGAAGATAAACGGTGGTTGCATTCATCACGACAATGGCATTCTGGGTGCTGCGGCTTATGACAAGGCTGAATGGCGAAAGGCTGAACTGATGAAGCGTGCCGGATTCAATGCCGTACGCACTTCGCACAATGCTCCTGCTCCAGAGTTCCTTCGTGCCTGCGACCACATAGGACTTATGGTAATTGACGAGGCGTTTGACGGATGGCGTGACGAGAAGAACAAGTACGACTACCACACACTCATCGATCAGTGGTGGAAGAGCGATGTTGATGCTCTCGTACTGCGTGACCGCAACCATTCAAGCATCATCAGTTGGAGCAATGGTAATGAGGTTATTGAGCGCAAGAAGCTGGAGGTTGTCATGACCTCGAAAAAACTTGCCGACCGTATGCGCGAGCTCGATCCTACACGTCCTGTCACACAGGCACTGGCAGCTTGGGACAGTGATTGGGAAATCTACGACCCACTTGCTGCAACACTTGATATTACAGGTTATAACTACATGATAAACAGGGCAGAGAGCGACCACGCGAGAATACCTGAGAGAATAATGTGGCAGACAGAATCCTTCCCTCGTCACGCCTTCTCAAACTGGAAGACGGTGGCAGACCATCCTTATATTATTGGTGACTTCGTGTGGACTGCTTTGGATTATGTTGGCGAAAGCAGCATCGGTGCTTGGCACTATAAGGGCGAGAACCAGGGCGAGAATTGGCAGGGTGACCACTTCCCTTGGCATGGTGCCTACTGTGGCGACATAGACGTTACCGGTTGGCGCAAACCTATCTCTCATTACCGCGAGATTCTTTGGTCTGACAAACCTTCACTCTACATGGCAGTAAAAGAGCCTCAGGGTTATATTGGTGAGTTCAAGGAGACCTCTTGGTCAGTTTGGCCCACATGGGAATCATGGAACTGGAAGGGACACGAAGGAAAGGCTATTGATGTGGAAATTTACTCTCGTTATCCCAAGGTGCGCCTCTATTATAATGATCAGTTGATTGGTGAAAAGCAAACAACCCGTTCTGAAGAGTTTAAAGCCATATTCACGCTCAACTATGCTCCAGGCACACTTCGCTCTGTAGGAGTGGATAGCAATGGCAAAGAGATAGCAGAATCCGCCCAGACACTTCAAACATCAGGAGAAGCCACACAACTACGTCTTACCCCAACAGCTACTAAGATGAAAGCTGATGGTCAGGACATCGTGTGGGTAGAAGTACAGCTGCTCGACAAGAATGGTATTCCTGTACCTGACACCTCAGACGAACTCCAATTCTCTGTCACTGGTCCTGTACAAATCCTTGCCACAGGTACTGCCGATATGAAGGACATGGAGCCTTATGTTACCCCTCAATGTAAGGCGTGGAAAGGACGTGCAATCTGCGCCGTTCGTAGCACCAAGAAGAGGGGAAATGCTAAGCTTACGGTAAAGACAAAAGCTTATAGTTCAACAATAGTGTTGAAAACAAAGTAA
- a CDS encoding NfeD family protein: MDILIIIGLIIAGIILFLIELFVIPGISLAGIGAFFCLIYANYFAFSNLGNTAGFITLAASAVTCVISLIIFMKSKTLDRIALKKNITSTVDNKAEQSVNVGDTGKAFTRLALIGMADINGHHVEVRSIDGYIDEKTPIIVTRIENGTILVEKQKQ, encoded by the coding sequence ATGGATATACTGATTATCATTGGACTCATTATTGCCGGAATCATCTTATTTCTGATTGAATTATTTGTCATTCCGGGAATCAGTCTGGCGGGGATTGGTGCATTTTTCTGCCTGATCTACGCTAATTATTTTGCTTTTTCCAATCTGGGTAACACAGCCGGATTCATCACACTGGCAGCATCCGCAGTTACTTGCGTTATTTCATTGATCATATTCATGAAATCCAAGACTCTGGACAGAATTGCTCTGAAAAAAAATATAACTTCTACTGTAGATAATAAAGCCGAACAAAGTGTTAATGTGGGCGATACCGGTAAGGCATTTACCCGTCTGGCATTGATCGGCATGGCAGATATAAACGGGCACCATGTGGAGGTTCGTTCCATCGATGGATATATCGACGAAAAGACACCGATCATCGTCACCCGCATCGAAAATGGAACCATCCTGGTAGAGAAACAAAAACAATAA
- a CDS encoding ATP-binding protein, which yields MAQFTEEEKIYRRVETRFSKGIVKYGLIEEGDKILVGLSGGKDSLALLELLGRRSKILKPRFSVVTVYIAMTNIPYQSDVEYLKSYAESFGVPFVYSETSFDESTDTRKSRCFLCSWNRRKALFAVAKEQGCNKIALGHHMDDILETLLMNQVFQGAFSTMPPKLVMRKFDMTVIRPMCLIPEADLIALAEVRNFKKQKKNCPFETQSHRSEMKKVLRLFEEMNPEARYSLWGSMNNIQSELLPDENI from the coding sequence ATGGCGCAGTTTACAGAAGAAGAGAAAATATACAGGCGTGTGGAAACGCGGTTTAGTAAAGGGATAGTGAAATATGGGTTGATTGAGGAAGGAGACAAGATTCTGGTTGGTCTTTCCGGTGGAAAAGACTCACTGGCTTTACTGGAGCTACTTGGACGGCGTTCAAAGATCTTAAAACCACGATTTTCTGTGGTGACAGTATACATCGCTATGACTAACATTCCCTATCAGTCTGATGTGGAATATCTTAAAAGTTATGCGGAATCTTTTGGGGTTCCTTTTGTGTATAGTGAAACCTCTTTCGACGAATCTACCGATACCCGTAAATCTCGCTGCTTTCTTTGCTCTTGGAACAGAAGAAAGGCTCTTTTTGCTGTGGCAAAAGAACAGGGGTGTAATAAAATAGCGTTAGGTCACCACATGGATGATATCTTGGAAACACTGTTGATGAATCAGGTTTTTCAGGGTGCGTTCAGCACTATGCCACCTAAACTTGTGATGCGTAAGTTTGATATGACGGTAATTCGCCCCATGTGTCTGATTCCTGAAGCGGATCTTATTGCACTGGCGGAGGTACGCAATTTCAAGAAGCAGAAGAAGAACTGTCCGTTTGAAACGCAGTCGCACCGTTCAGAAATGAAAAAGGTTCTCCGTCTGTTCGAAGAGATGAATCCCGAGGCTCGTTACAGTCTTTGGGGAAGTATGAATAATATTCAGAGTGAGCTGCTGCCGGATGAAAACATTTAA
- a CDS encoding IS30 family transposase has translation MKHLTQEQRYEISAYLHSGKSKSEIASLVKVHKSTIGREIIRNSYGSWHQYMPREAQKKADLRKKCRPGKVVFTQEMKALAKDLLIEFNYSPEQISGRCKLQSIPMVSHEILYQWIWKDKRQKGRLYKYLRRRGRKNKKRGSEYNSRGILKNRRTIDQRPAIVEERKRFGDFEIDSIIGKNKKSALMTINDRLTGRLWIRKLKGRDPKSMADTAIKCLTSFKGKIFTITSDNGFEFAFHKKIETKLRINFYFAKPYHSWERGANENINGLVRQYFPKGTDFSEVTEKQVEIVENLINSRPRKRLGYYTPMEFINTLKKHRRELRL, from the coding sequence ATGAAACATTTAACCCAAGAACAAAGATATGAAATTTCTGCATATCTTCACAGTGGAAAAAGTAAAAGTGAGATAGCCTCTCTTGTAAAGGTTCATAAAAGTACCATAGGCCGTGAAATCATTCGTAATTCTTATGGCTCCTGGCATCAGTACATGCCCCGTGAAGCTCAAAAGAAAGCTGACTTAAGAAAGAAATGTCGCCCTGGGAAAGTAGTCTTTACCCAAGAAATGAAGGCTCTTGCAAAGGATCTGCTAATAGAATTTAATTATAGTCCGGAACAGATATCAGGTCGGTGCAAATTACAGTCGATTCCCATGGTTTCTCATGAAATACTTTATCAATGGATCTGGAAAGATAAACGTCAGAAAGGACGCCTTTATAAATATTTGCGCCGAAGAGGGCGAAAAAACAAAAAACGCGGCTCTGAATATAATAGTAGAGGGATACTTAAAAATCGCAGAACTATTGATCAAAGACCTGCCATTGTAGAGGAACGCAAAAGGTTTGGTGATTTTGAAATAGATTCTATAATTGGAAAGAATAAAAAGAGTGCACTAATGACCATTAATGATAGGCTTACCGGACGCTTATGGATACGCAAACTTAAGGGGCGTGATCCAAAATCAATGGCAGATACGGCTATTAAATGTTTAACATCATTTAAAGGGAAAATCTTCACTATAACCTCGGATAATGGGTTTGAGTTTGCTTTTCATAAAAAAATAGAAACAAAATTGAGAATTAATTTCTATTTTGCCAAACCCTATCATTCTTGGGAAAGAGGAGCAAATGAAAATATAAATGGATTAGTCAGGCAATACTTTCCTAAGGGGACAGACTTTAGTGAAGTAACTGAAAAACAGGTAGAAATAGTAGAAAATTTAATTAATTCAAGACCGAGAAAAAGGTTGGGATATTATACCCCAATGGAGTTTATTAATACATTAAAAAAACATAGGAGAGAGTTGCGTTTATAA
- a CDS encoding nucleoside phosphorylase, whose protein sequence is MKYFAESELIINPDGSVFHLHMKPEELADKIILVGDPGRVATVAAHFESKECEVESREFRTITGSYKGKRITVLSTGIGCDNIDIVINELDALANIDFKSREEKKEFRQLELVRIGTCGGLQPNTPVGTFICSQKSIGFDGLLNFYAGRNEACDLAFEEAFKKHMNWSPLLCSPYVIDANAELIARINQGDMVNGVTIAAGGFFGPQGRELRVPLADPKQNEKVESFEYNGYKITNFEMESSALAGLAKLMGHKAMTVCMVIANRLIKEANTGYKNSIDTLIKTVLDRI, encoded by the coding sequence ATGAAATATTTTGCTGAATCAGAACTTATCATTAACCCTGACGGTTCTGTTTTTCATCTACACATGAAACCGGAAGAGCTGGCAGACAAGATAATATTGGTTGGCGACCCAGGCAGAGTAGCCACCGTAGCCGCTCACTTTGAAAGTAAGGAGTGCGAGGTAGAAAGCAGAGAATTCAGAACTATTACCGGAAGTTACAAAGGGAAACGGATTACCGTTCTTTCTACGGGAATAGGTTGTGACAATATAGATATTGTGATCAATGAACTTGACGCACTAGCCAACATAGATTTTAAAAGTCGCGAAGAGAAAAAAGAGTTCCGCCAACTGGAACTTGTACGTATAGGTACTTGCGGCGGACTTCAACCCAACACACCTGTGGGAACATTCATCTGTTCACAGAAATCCATCGGGTTCGACGGGCTGCTGAATTTCTATGCCGGAAGGAATGAAGCTTGTGATCTTGCTTTTGAAGAAGCATTCAAGAAACACATGAACTGGTCTCCCCTACTCTGCTCCCCTTATGTGATAGATGCCAATGCCGAACTTATTGCCCGCATCAATCAGGGAGACATGGTGAATGGAGTAACCATTGCCGCCGGAGGATTCTTCGGACCGCAAGGACGCGAACTTCGCGTTCCACTGGCTGATCCCAAACAAAACGAAAAAGTAGAATCATTTGAATATAACGGTTACAAGATCACCAATTTCGAGATGGAAAGTTCCGCACTGGCCGGACTGGCAAAGCTTATGGGACACAAAGCCATGACTGTTTGCATGGTCATTGCCAACCGCCTTATCAAGGAAGCAAATACCGGATACAAGAACTCCATCGACACATTAATTAAAACCGTACTGGATAGAATTTAA
- a CDS encoding DMT family protein: protein MQGIYSILLLVVSNVFMTFAWYGHLKLQEDKIISNWPLYGVVLFSWSIALAEYMCQVPANRLGFAGNGGPFTLMQLKVIQEVITLVIFTVFSTMMFNGETLHWNHIAAGACLVLAVYFVFMK from the coding sequence ATGCAAGGAATTTATTCTATTTTACTTTTAGTTGTATCGAATGTTTTTATGACATTTGCTTGGTATGGCCATTTAAAATTGCAGGAAGATAAGATCATTAGTAATTGGCCTTTATATGGTGTAGTATTGTTTTCATGGAGTATTGCTTTGGCAGAATATATGTGTCAGGTTCCGGCTAATCGTCTGGGGTTTGCAGGAAATGGCGGTCCTTTTACCTTGATGCAGTTAAAGGTTATTCAGGAGGTGATTACTCTTGTTATTTTTACGGTGTTTTCTACAATGATGTTTAATGGTGAAACATTGCATTGGAATCATATAGCTGCAGGAGCATGTTTGGTCTTAGCTGTTTATTTTGTTTTTATGAAGTAA